A window of the Candidatus Liberibacter solanacearum CLso-ZC1 genome harbors these coding sequences:
- a CDS encoding leucyl aminopeptidase gives MDIKFSFARNPFIKKGGMAILLKTNFSDVTGLSFVGSLGVVERAASVKNFTGESKSHLNILVPEGCVWDRLVVVGIGDPRIKDEKFSWLKAGGNAASFIEEDKNIEIFVDVPEYPITKEEIRDFTLGFILKLYNFDRYKTKKKEDSSLQSNDSINDSISVTFITQTFEQSNPVVADIKSVVNGVNLARDIVNEPANVLGTDEFCEQVKKLESLGVEVDILDKDTMAQLGMNALLAVSQGSSRPPYLVVMKWNGGNQCDQPLAFIGKGVVFDSGGISLKPSNGMEEMKGDLAGAAAVTGLLSVLAERKAKVNAIGILALVENMPDSSAQRPGDIVRSLSGQSIEVINTDAEGRLILADALWYCHTHYKPALMIDLATLTGAMVVALGNVYAGLFANNNPLAEQLLSAGLSTEELLWRMPMNDEYNKLIESKFADMKNIGGRGAGSIVAAQFLEKFVKDTSWAHIDIAGTATGNHPKEINQSWASGFGVRLLDTFVRDFYEK, from the coding sequence ATGGATATAAAGTTTTCATTCGCAAGGAATCCTTTTATTAAAAAAGGGGGTATGGCGATTCTTTTAAAAACAAATTTTTCTGATGTGACAGGTCTTTCTTTTGTTGGTTCTCTAGGTGTTGTGGAGCGGGCAGCATCTGTTAAAAATTTTACGGGTGAATCTAAATCACATTTAAATATTCTAGTTCCCGAGGGTTGTGTTTGGGATCGCTTGGTTGTTGTCGGGATAGGTGATCCTAGGATTAAAGATGAAAAATTTTCTTGGTTAAAGGCAGGTGGGAATGCAGCTTCTTTCATTGAAGAAGATAAGAATATTGAAATATTTGTTGATGTTCCTGAGTATCCTATAACAAAAGAAGAAATAAGAGATTTTACTCTTGGATTTATATTGAAGCTTTATAATTTTGATCGGTATAAGACCAAGAAGAAAGAAGACAGTTCTCTTCAGTCTAATGATAGTATTAATGATAGTATTTCTGTCACGTTTATAACACAAACGTTTGAGCAATCTAATCCAGTTGTAGCAGATATTAAATCCGTTGTTAACGGAGTAAATCTAGCTCGAGATATTGTTAATGAGCCTGCAAATGTTTTGGGAACAGATGAGTTTTGTGAGCAGGTGAAAAAACTTGAAAGCCTTGGCGTTGAAGTGGATATTCTTGATAAGGATACTATGGCTCAGCTTGGAATGAATGCCCTTTTAGCTGTTTCTCAAGGATCATCTCGTCCTCCATATTTAGTGGTTATGAAATGGAATGGTGGAAATCAATGTGATCAGCCTCTTGCCTTTATAGGCAAAGGAGTGGTTTTTGATAGTGGGGGTATTTCTCTTAAACCATCTAATGGTATGGAAGAAATGAAAGGTGATTTAGCGGGAGCTGCGGCTGTTACTGGATTGCTGAGCGTTTTAGCAGAACGAAAGGCAAAGGTCAATGCAATCGGTATTTTAGCTCTTGTTGAGAATATGCCAGATTCTTCTGCGCAGCGTCCTGGGGATATAGTGAGGTCACTTTCTGGACAGAGCATTGAAGTTATTAATACTGATGCAGAAGGAAGACTTATTCTTGCGGATGCCTTATGGTACTGTCATACCCATTATAAGCCTGCTTTAATGATTGATCTAGCGACGTTAACTGGTGCAATGGTTGTTGCTTTAGGAAATGTTTATGCTGGATTATTTGCAAATAATAATCCGTTGGCAGAACAATTGCTTTCTGCGGGATTGTCTACGGAAGAGCTTCTCTGGCGTATGCCTATGAATGATGAGTATAATAAACTCATTGAAAGTAAATTTGCTGATATGAAAAATATTGGGGGACGAGGTGCTGGATCTATCGTTGCCGCTCAGTTTTTAGAAAAATTCGTAAAGGATACTTCGTGGGCACATATAGATATTGCTGGAACAGCTACGGGCAATCATCCTAAAGAAATTAATCAATCTTGGGCATCAGGGTTTGGAGTACGTTTATTAGATACATTTGTGAGAGACTTTTATGAGAAATGA
- a CDS encoding DNA polymerase III subunit chi produces MTDFLFCRFKHNWQNDFLILLESEYQNGLRISIQCGSERIRDALNERLWTWKKDSFMPHGIDVGEEEALASFQPILLTVSSNNANASMVRFFVDQASMHIGDMDHYKKIIFIIDTDDQASLKWGRANWKNLKSNGYKLTFL; encoded by the coding sequence ATGACAGATTTTCTTTTCTGTCGTTTCAAGCATAATTGGCAAAATGACTTTCTTATTTTGTTGGAAAGCGAATACCAAAATGGTTTGCGAATCTCTATCCAATGTGGCTCTGAAAGAATACGAGATGCATTGAATGAGCGGTTGTGGACTTGGAAAAAAGACAGTTTTATGCCTCATGGTATAGATGTAGGGGAGGAAGAAGCCCTTGCCTCTTTTCAGCCAATTTTATTAACAGTAAGTTCTAATAACGCTAATGCATCTATGGTACGATTTTTTGTTGATCAAGCATCTATGCATATAGGAGATATGGATCATTATAAAAAAATAATTTTTATTATTGATACCGATGATCAGGCAAGTCTTAAATGGGGGCGTGCAAATTGGAAAAACCTGAAAAGTAATGGGTATAAACTAACTTTTTTATAA
- the ndk gene encoding nucleoside-diphosphate kinase, whose translation MGIERTFSMIKPDAVKRNLIGSIIKELEDNGLRMVAAKFCLMNKKQAEDFYIIHKDRSFFSELVQAMTSGPVFLQVLEGENAVSKNREIMGDTDPKKAFKGSIRNQYGLSIGENSIHGSDSLQTAVEEISYWFAKNEIFG comes from the coding sequence ATGGGTATAGAAAGAACTTTTTCGATGATAAAGCCTGATGCTGTAAAGCGTAATTTAATAGGTTCTATTATTAAAGAATTAGAGGATAATGGGTTACGGATGGTTGCTGCTAAGTTTTGTTTGATGAATAAAAAGCAGGCTGAGGATTTTTATATTATTCATAAAGATCGATCTTTTTTTTCTGAATTAGTACAGGCAATGACTTCAGGTCCAGTTTTTTTACAGGTTCTTGAAGGAGAAAATGCTGTATCTAAAAACCGTGAGATTATGGGTGATACTGATCCTAAGAAGGCATTTAAGGGTAGTATTCGCAATCAATATGGTCTTTCAATTGGTGAAAATTCAATTCATGGATCGGATTCTTTGCAAACTGCTGTAGAAGAAATATCCTATTGGTTTGCTAAAAATGAAATTTTCGGGTAG
- a CDS encoding vWA domain-containing protein, whose protein sequence is MVFNKSLFFNFKRLKKCYNGSFFVISALLLPVIFMVIGLLIDLVRWGYYHNSLVQAVNTAALSASVQLLNSVEDKSKEKALSSVLGENNIKQYLLNNLKISLYNNFGEMDSQRIIQHTKVNIYNRKGTHIINVYSHYNLPLNPFSLFFMNLINIKSWPITTVGEAEVTSKKNYHKEEGVSVQWLIDDSGSMGSIIDRACFGSKQLKSQYNVGSKIGIVRNENADTSDSFYPIVGELVSCDRSLYYVLNDKKILEDDDLEEKNLDNHSQYYIRKRYLVRDALATFIKRVRKIDNLKDKLRMSFMYFNERIDHYFPMTWGIKEFKQEVSSHYKRKHENTATDIHPILQEAYNKLHSKNEDDEHKKKNSVEVKKFIVLLTDGAQNEGVHSVDSVLKICDAAKEEGIKIFTISYSVDSSERKKANDFLSRCASPDKFFEAYDADKLNMIFKEHIGDAIFERLVKIRR, encoded by the coding sequence ATGGTTTTTAACAAAAGTCTTTTTTTCAATTTCAAACGGTTAAAGAAATGTTACAACGGCAGTTTTTTTGTGATTTCTGCATTGCTATTACCAGTTATATTTATGGTAATTGGTCTACTTATTGATCTTGTTCGTTGGGGATATTATCACAACTCTTTGGTGCAAGCAGTGAATACAGCAGCTCTTTCTGCTTCAGTTCAATTATTAAACTCCGTGGAAGATAAATCTAAAGAAAAAGCATTATCTTCTGTGCTGGGAGAAAACAATATAAAGCAATATTTGCTTAATAATTTAAAAATTAGTCTATACAATAATTTTGGAGAGATGGATAGTCAACGTATTATTCAGCATACGAAGGTAAATATTTATAATAGAAAAGGCACCCATATAATTAACGTATATTCGCACTATAATTTACCGTTAAATCCATTTTCCTTGTTTTTTATGAATCTTATAAACATAAAATCATGGCCAATAACAACAGTGGGTGAAGCAGAGGTAACGAGTAAGAAGAATTATCACAAAGAAGAGGGAGTGTCGGTTCAATGGTTAATAGATGACTCTGGCTCCATGGGTAGTATTATAGATAGAGCTTGTTTTGGTAGTAAGCAGTTAAAATCACAATATAATGTCGGTAGTAAAATTGGAATTGTTAGAAATGAGAATGCTGATACTTCGGATTCGTTTTATCCGATTGTTGGTGAGCTGGTTTCTTGTGATAGATCTTTGTATTATGTATTGAATGATAAAAAGATACTAGAGGATGATGATTTAGAAGAAAAAAACCTTGATAATCATAGCCAGTATTATATTCGTAAAAGATATCTTGTACGCGATGCTTTAGCAACATTTATCAAGCGTGTAAGGAAGATTGATAATCTTAAAGATAAATTGCGGATGTCATTCATGTATTTTAATGAAAGGATTGATCATTATTTTCCTATGACTTGGGGAATAAAAGAGTTTAAACAAGAGGTTTCCTCACATTATAAAAGAAAGCACGAGAATACCGCGACAGATATCCATCCTATTTTACAGGAAGCATATAATAAACTTCATAGTAAAAATGAAGATGATGAGCATAAAAAGAAAAATTCTGTTGAGGTGAAAAAATTTATAGTATTGCTGACAGATGGTGCACAGAATGAGGGCGTTCATTCTGTTGATTCTGTGTTAAAAATTTGTGATGCTGCCAAAGAAGAAGGAATAAAAATATTTACAATAAGTTATTCAGTGGATTCCTCTGAGAGAAAAAAAGCAAATGATTTCCTAAGTAGATGTGCCAGTCCAGATAAGTTTTTTGAAGCTTATGATGCCGATAAGCTCAATATGATTTTTAAGGAGCATATAGGTGATGCTATTTTTGAACGATTAGTAAAAATTAGGAGATAA
- the dctA gene encoding C4-dicarboxylate transporter DctA: protein MNIKVYEDRQPPPLYKRLYIQVLVAISIGIALGHFFPQIGVQMQPLGEIFIKITKMLITPIIFLTVSTGMARMTDMKVIGRIFWKSMVLFTIFSLLALVIGLVVGNIAGPGVGMNVDLKSLNQTGISMPIGSSHSKSFVHFLEDMIPHTALSALTSGNILQTLVVALLFGISLSLVGKKSSTITKCLEEINFPVFKMVSIVMRAAPVGAFGAMSFTIGKYGLSSVYNLIFLVACLYMTSAFFILVILGSLARFFKFSVIKLILFLKEEILLVLSTSSSESALPGLMKKMEEAGCDRSIVSMVVPTGYSFNLDGSNIYMTLATLFIAQATNIPMSLEEQISLVLIAMVSSKGAAGVTGSAFITLAATISLFPSLPIAGMTLILGVDRFMSECRSVTNFIGNAIMTVVVSKWENKLDQKEFKKHIGIE, encoded by the coding sequence ATGAATATTAAGGTTTATGAAGATCGCCAACCTCCTCCCCTATACAAACGTCTTTACATCCAAGTACTTGTAGCAATTTCCATAGGCATAGCGCTCGGTCATTTTTTCCCACAAATAGGCGTGCAAATGCAACCATTGGGTGAAATTTTTATAAAAATCACAAAAATGCTTATTACACCAATTATATTCCTTACCGTTTCTACAGGTATGGCACGCATGACAGACATGAAAGTCATCGGAAGGATTTTCTGGAAGTCTATGGTCCTATTCACTATATTTTCATTATTAGCACTGGTGATTGGATTAGTTGTTGGGAATATAGCAGGTCCTGGAGTCGGAATGAATGTCGACTTAAAATCATTGAATCAAACGGGCATATCAATGCCTATCGGGTCATCTCATTCAAAATCTTTTGTTCATTTTTTAGAGGATATGATTCCTCATACAGCTCTCAGCGCTTTGACGTCTGGAAATATATTGCAAACACTAGTCGTTGCCTTGTTGTTTGGAATCTCTCTCTCTCTCGTTGGTAAAAAATCAAGCACTATTACGAAATGTCTCGAAGAAATTAATTTTCCAGTTTTTAAAATGGTCTCTATCGTTATGCGAGCTGCACCTGTGGGAGCATTTGGTGCAATGTCCTTTACAATAGGAAAGTATGGTCTATCTTCAGTTTATAATCTTATCTTTTTAGTCGCCTGTTTATATATGACATCTGCTTTTTTTATTCTGGTCATACTGGGATCTTTAGCACGTTTCTTTAAATTTTCTGTAATCAAATTAATACTCTTTTTAAAAGAAGAAATTCTTTTGGTTTTAAGCACTTCTTCTTCAGAATCTGCCTTACCAGGTTTAATGAAAAAAATGGAGGAGGCTGGATGTGACCGTTCAATCGTGAGTATGGTTGTTCCTACAGGATATTCTTTTAATCTTGATGGAAGTAATATCTATATGACGTTGGCAACGTTATTCATTGCACAAGCGACAAATATTCCCATGAGCTTAGAAGAACAAATTTCCCTCGTCCTTATTGCAATGGTATCATCAAAGGGAGCAGCAGGAGTTACAGGATCAGCATTTATAACGCTAGCCGCAACAATATCTTTGTTTCCATCGCTCCCCATTGCTGGAATGACATTGATATTAGGGGTAGATAGATTTATGTCAGAATGCCGCTCAGTGACAAATTTTATTGGTAATGCAATTATGACAGTTGTTGTAAGCAAATGGGAAAATAAATTAGATCAAAAAGAATTTAAAAAACATATCGGGATCGAGTAA